A window of the Candidatus Hydrogenedentota bacterium genome harbors these coding sequences:
- a CDS encoding prepilin-type N-terminal cleavage/methylation domain-containing protein: MYRTDNRGFTLIEVMVALTILSIGIIAIMRLFPQSVRQTRLANERQQTAFLAKTELGQLRAGGIEGLLAWASANAYRNMEAAGGSYGMYKSWTSSVQRVSSDVDLYRVTFNVEMYDGRRERFVTYVTQP; encoded by the coding sequence ATGTATCGGACAGACAACCGCGGATTCACGCTGATCGAGGTCATGGTCGCGCTGACCATCCTGTCGATCGGGATTATCGCCATCATGCGGCTCTTCCCGCAGTCGGTGCGGCAGACCCGCCTGGCCAACGAGCGCCAGCAGACGGCGTTTCTCGCGAAGACGGAACTCGGCCAGCTCCGCGCCGGCGGCATCGAGGGCCTGCTCGCGTGGGCCAGCGCCAACGCCTACCGGAACATGGAGGCGGCGGGCGGCAGCTACGGCATGTACAAGTCGTGGACCAGCTCCGTGCAGCGCGTCAGCAGCGACGTGGACCTCTACCGGGTCACCTTCAATGTCGAAATGTACGACGGCCGCCGCGAGCGGTTTGTCACCTATGTCACGCAACCATAA
- a CDS encoding type IV pilus twitching motility protein PilT: protein MAYEMVSLLRMLIDRDGSDLHIAVDDPPAGRVHGHMQFFGDNPLTAEDTESLMKSIASVDNQQELQEVGGTDFGFAFEDVARFRVSVFKQRGYVGMVLRLIPRTLLTFEEIGLPMGLKEIISQPRGLILVTGPTGSGKSTSLATMIDWINITYDHHIITIEDPIEYYHYHKKSIITQREVGVDVPTFSEALRRALRMDPDVILVGEMRDLETIEAAVTAAETGHLVFGTLHTTGAVRTVDRLVDAFPTNQQEQIRTQLAGNLKAVISQSLVPRKSGFGRVAAFEIMITTPAIQNLIRENKTYRITSAIQTGHKYGMNLLDEHLLALYRKGICKYEDCASRAQYRDEFEVNARALGLEGGPAPVAPAAGKGS, encoded by the coding sequence ATGGCCTACGAGATGGTGAGTTTGCTCCGGATGCTGATCGACCGGGACGGTTCCGACCTGCACATTGCGGTCGACGACCCGCCGGCCGGCCGCGTGCACGGGCACATGCAGTTTTTCGGGGACAACCCGCTGACGGCCGAAGACACCGAGAGTCTGATGAAAAGCATCGCGTCGGTGGACAACCAGCAGGAGCTGCAGGAGGTCGGGGGGACGGACTTCGGTTTCGCGTTTGAGGACGTGGCCCGGTTCCGCGTCTCCGTCTTCAAGCAGCGCGGCTATGTGGGCATGGTGTTGCGCCTGATCCCGCGCACGCTCCTGACCTTCGAGGAAATCGGGCTGCCCATGGGGCTCAAGGAGATTATCTCCCAGCCGCGCGGTCTCATTCTGGTCACCGGCCCGACGGGTTCCGGTAAATCGACCAGCCTCGCGACGATGATCGACTGGATCAACATCACGTACGACCACCACATCATCACGATCGAGGACCCGATCGAGTACTACCACTACCACAAGAAGAGCATCATCACGCAGCGCGAGGTGGGCGTCGACGTGCCCACCTTCTCCGAGGCGCTCCGGCGCGCGCTGCGCATGGACCCGGACGTGATTCTCGTGGGCGAAATGCGCGACCTCGAAACGATCGAGGCGGCGGTGACCGCGGCGGAAACCGGCCACCTGGTGTTCGGCACCCTGCACACGACCGGCGCGGTGCGCACGGTGGACCGGCTGGTGGACGCCTTCCCGACCAACCAGCAGGAGCAGATCCGGACGCAGCTCGCGGGCAACCTCAAGGCGGTGATATCGCAGTCGCTGGTGCCGCGCAAGAGCGGGTTCGGCCGCGTGGCCGCGTTCGAAATCATGATCACGACGCCCGCCATCCAGAACCTGATCCGCGAAAACAAGACCTACCGTATCACGTCGGCCATCCAGACCGGCCACAAGTACGGCATGAACCTTCTCGACGAGCACCTTCTGGCGCTTTACCGCAAGGGGATCTGCAAGTACGAGGATTGCGCTTCCAGGGCGCAGTACCGCGACGAGTTCGAAGTCAACGCCCGGGCCCTCGGGCTCGAAGGAGGGCCCGCACCGGTCGCACCGGCGGCGGGTAAGGGATCATGA
- the gspF gene encoding type II secretion system inner membrane protein GspF — protein MPKYAYKALNKEGKQVFGVVQSDSKALAINDVRTLGLYPTSVREATKRDEKRARKEKKGIDELYFGGVKNKEIVVMTRQLSTLIDAGLPLLRSINVLIAQLKPCKLRDILKECAQDIQTGSTFSEALAKHPRQFDRLYVNMVRAGEVGGQLEVVLQRVANFLERREALKRRVKGAMVYPIAVLVIAAAIVSFLLIKVVPVFAEIFGELGGQLPAPTRFLIAAGDFMVYKWWIVLLVINSTIITIKLLLKIRFIQRIFDIVSLKLPVLGDLVTKVGVARFARTLGTLITSGVPILQALKITRETIGNSVIQDAVDKVHDSIKEGDTIAAPLDETKVFPPMVVNMIDVGEETGQLDAMLNKVADIYDQEVEVAVEAMLTLMEPIIIVVLGGIIGFIVVSLYLPIFTLGDQINNPGS, from the coding sequence ATGCCCAAGTACGCCTACAAGGCCTTGAACAAGGAAGGCAAGCAGGTATTCGGCGTAGTGCAGTCGGACAGCAAGGCGCTGGCGATCAACGACGTGCGCACGCTGGGGCTCTACCCGACGTCGGTGCGCGAGGCGACCAAGCGCGACGAGAAGCGGGCCCGCAAGGAGAAGAAGGGCATCGACGAGCTCTACTTCGGCGGCGTGAAGAACAAGGAAATCGTGGTGATGACGCGCCAGCTTTCCACGCTGATCGACGCGGGCCTGCCCCTGCTGCGCAGCATCAACGTGCTCATCGCGCAGCTCAAACCCTGCAAGCTGCGCGATATCCTCAAGGAATGCGCGCAGGACATCCAGACTGGCTCCACCTTCTCCGAGGCGCTCGCGAAGCACCCCCGGCAGTTCGACCGGCTCTACGTGAACATGGTCCGCGCCGGCGAGGTCGGCGGCCAGCTCGAAGTCGTGTTGCAGCGCGTGGCGAACTTCCTGGAACGCCGCGAAGCGCTCAAGCGCCGCGTCAAGGGCGCCATGGTATACCCGATCGCGGTGCTCGTCATCGCCGCCGCCATCGTGTCGTTCCTGCTTATCAAGGTGGTGCCCGTGTTTGCCGAAATATTCGGGGAACTCGGCGGCCAGCTGCCCGCGCCGACGCGCTTCCTCATCGCGGCGGGCGATTTCATGGTGTACAAGTGGTGGATCGTGCTCCTCGTGATCAATTCCACCATTATCACGATCAAATTGCTGCTCAAGATACGGTTCATCCAGCGCATCTTCGATATTGTGAGCCTGAAACTCCCGGTGCTCGGCGACCTGGTGACCAAGGTGGGCGTGGCGCGCTTCGCCCGGACCCTGGGCACCCTGATTACCTCCGGCGTGCCGATCCTCCAGGCGCTGAAAATTACGCGCGAGACCATCGGCAACAGCGTCATCCAGGACGCCGTCGACAAGGTCCACGACAGCATCAAGGAGGGCGACACCATCGCGGCGCCGCTCGACGAAACCAAGGTGTTCCCGCCGATGGTGGTCAATATGATCGACGTCGGCGAAGAGACCGGCCAGCTCGACGCCATGTTGAACAAGGTGGCCGATATTTATGACCAGGAAGTGGAGGTGGCCGTCGAGGCCATGCTGACGCTGATGGAGCCCATCATCATCGTGGTGCTGGGCGGTATCATCGGCTTCATCGTGGTGTCGCTGTACCTGCCGATCTTCACCCTGGGCGACCAGATCAATAACCCGGGCAGCTGA
- a CDS encoding prepilin-type N-terminal cleavage/methylation domain-containing protein, whose amino-acid sequence MKRNKGFTLVELLVVMAIIAILAAIAIPNVQRWIARGRATQAITEIRNMELAITKMLSDAGRPGLADIFDPEYFVDQLGGDHYTWTDNDFEDVIQVYTETVTALLRKGRGALDTNQRTSTNGINLMRVDVVRNLGTSYMTDLAYDPWGNLYRVYPGPWPARYGLIPFRVYRAVEPAPGTPMLPGDKPADLEDALTLVSGAGFSLIDPGTGEIIERIGAPANKQKEVYIWSYGANLNSGQARYTAPDPNNPGAVTYTPNSLSNYEDGQEPELMGGGDDINNWDKEQSFMVFYN is encoded by the coding sequence ATGAAACGGAACAAAGGTTTTACGCTGGTGGAGCTGCTGGTGGTGATGGCGATCATCGCCATCCTCGCCGCGATCGCCATCCCCAATGTGCAGCGCTGGATCGCCCGCGGGCGGGCCACCCAGGCGATCACGGAAATCAGGAACATGGAACTGGCGATCACGAAGATGCTGTCCGACGCCGGGCGCCCCGGCCTGGCGGACATCTTCGATCCGGAATACTTCGTGGACCAGCTCGGCGGCGACCACTATACGTGGACGGACAACGATTTCGAAGATGTCATCCAGGTATACACGGAAACCGTCACCGCGCTTCTCCGCAAGGGCCGCGGCGCGCTGGACACCAACCAGCGCACCAGCACCAATGGAATTAACCTCATGCGCGTGGACGTGGTGCGGAATCTGGGCACGTCGTACATGACCGATCTGGCCTACGATCCGTGGGGCAACCTGTACCGGGTGTACCCCGGGCCGTGGCCGGCGCGCTATGGCCTGATCCCGTTCCGCGTGTATCGCGCGGTGGAACCGGCGCCCGGCACGCCGATGCTTCCGGGCGACAAGCCCGCCGACCTCGAGGACGCCCTTACGCTGGTGTCCGGGGCGGGTTTCAGCCTGATTGACCCGGGGACCGGCGAGATCATTGAGCGTATTGGCGCGCCCGCGAACAAGCAGAAGGAAGTGTACATCTGGTCCTACGGCGCAAACCTGAATAGCGGCCAGGCGCGTTACACCGCCCCGGACCCGAACAATCCGGGCGCCGTGACCTACACGCCGAACAGCCTTTCGAACTACGAAGATGGACAGGAGCCCGAGTTGATGGGCGGTGGCGACGACATCAACAACTGGGACAAAGAGCAGTCCTTCATGGTGTTCTACAACTGA
- a CDS encoding prepilin-type N-terminal cleavage/methylation domain-containing protein, producing the protein MGTNITRVKRRSAGFTLTELLVAMAIFLILGAALSTLFTSAVHSVRQGYASIAAFEQGRMAMTTISRDLNGAFTSREFGDMYNFYGRHDAFMFVGALEDGKLGRVTYAFHPELKNPPFRTTLREPWLTIRQAVHRQASRLFREQGLSGTAVANQANAVVDSLVVAYGLGTVASDVPDDAIVELNVELQLESLIRFEEPGLSDLNTFNMTVETGLELPWPYIDPVDPTEDQLSASPEGAAQLEFVVSALNPVPGNNATDLRSRYQDINYPPIQPGGWAHPITGDRLYLRVLGRDTFQQIINARKREFWVRWLSGDIYDGAFRAITPYWYDEDSVLPNTDRKIVNEYVVADGVIARASVFNPAFSAPIPVGFGVFEPIDALDADLRFTYGNGEHVPLPYFNDFQNLRDPDDPDAADPRMRSVPMLVNGGAAINNADLVIADNRLADNLLGDRSSRKNLGSPLAPRIPAVVTPQIWITRSKRDPNAADVRRLFIQAIHVPSAQGRSSSTAIAQGPGGAL; encoded by the coding sequence ATGGGCACGAACATAACGCGAGTAAAACGGCGGTCGGCGGGCTTCACCCTCACCGAACTGCTGGTCGCCATGGCGATCTTCCTGATTCTCGGGGCGGCCCTGTCCACCCTGTTCACCTCGGCGGTGCATTCCGTGCGCCAGGGCTACGCCAGCATCGCGGCCTTCGAGCAGGGCCGCATGGCGATGACCACGATCAGCCGCGACCTCAACGGCGCCTTCACCAGCCGCGAATTTGGCGATATGTACAACTTTTACGGGCGCCACGACGCCTTCATGTTCGTCGGGGCGCTCGAAGACGGTAAGCTCGGCCGCGTGACCTACGCGTTTCACCCCGAGCTGAAGAATCCGCCCTTCCGCACGACGCTCCGCGAGCCCTGGCTCACCATCCGGCAGGCGGTGCACCGGCAGGCCTCCCGCCTCTTCCGGGAGCAGGGCCTTTCCGGAACCGCCGTGGCCAACCAGGCCAACGCCGTCGTGGACAGCCTGGTGGTCGCGTATGGCCTCGGAACCGTCGCCTCGGACGTGCCCGACGACGCCATCGTGGAATTGAATGTCGAGCTCCAGCTCGAAAGCCTCATCCGCTTCGAGGAGCCCGGCCTGAGCGACCTCAACACCTTCAACATGACCGTGGAGACCGGCTTAGAACTGCCTTGGCCCTATATCGACCCCGTCGACCCAACCGAGGATCAGCTGTCCGCCTCTCCGGAAGGCGCGGCGCAGTTGGAGTTCGTCGTTTCCGCACTGAACCCGGTCCCGGGCAACAACGCCACCGATCTGCGGTCCAGGTATCAGGACATCAACTATCCGCCCATTCAACCGGGCGGCTGGGCGCACCCGATCACGGGCGACCGGCTCTACCTCCGCGTCCTGGGCCGCGATACCTTCCAGCAGATTATCAACGCCCGCAAGCGGGAGTTTTGGGTGCGCTGGCTCTCCGGCGACATCTACGACGGCGCATTCCGCGCCATCACGCCGTACTGGTACGACGAGGACTCGGTGCTCCCGAACACCGATCGCAAGATCGTGAACGAGTACGTGGTGGCCGACGGGGTCATCGCGCGCGCCTCGGTCTTCAATCCCGCCTTCAGCGCGCCGATCCCGGTGGGCTTCGGCGTCTTCGAGCCCATCGACGCGCTCGACGCGGACCTCCGCTTCACCTACGGCAACGGGGAACACGTCCCGCTCCCGTATTTCAACGATTTTCAGAACCTGCGCGATCCGGACGATCCAGATGCGGCGGATCCGCGGATGCGGAGCGTGCCCATGCTGGTGAACGGCGGCGCCGCGATCAACAACGCGGACCTCGTTATTGCGGACAACCGGCTGGCGGACAACCTTCTGGGCGATCGCTCCAGCAGGAAAAACCTGGGATCGCCTCTGGCGCCCCGGATCCCGGCCGTGGTCACGCCGCAGATCTGGATAACGCGGTCCAAGCGCGATCCCAACGCCGCCGATGTGCGCCGGTTGTTTATTCAGGCCATTCATGTGCCCTCCGCCCAGGGGCGATCGTCCAGCACGGCGATCGCGCAGGGGCCGGGCGGCGCGCTGTAG
- a CDS encoding prepilin-type N-terminal cleavage/methylation domain-containing protein, with protein sequence MNGGQRKANTGFTLVEVLVVLGVIALLSAIAIPGLARLGAFSRDEFKRAVSEVDKHLRAAQIYSRTYNVNAAVVYSMDNYAAEEAWGAVANQPVARPVVDSFSGAPVRQIEAAAVMYQLPSTMGPISGMYVPIPGELGEFTPLPFGMTILLQDPNPLSVGGAPATWAPYYSEFDYSNYARFDADVNVIGSLGMSGVQVALGMPVGLSGIDLLNYMSAPGNWSAAAFPAHVFRPGGRLAVPDQFEDPECGDCGRERYTMFIAPGADRPLEERLIFPESTSFDDGSGGSNLRHRKIYLHRSTARISVPDDF encoded by the coding sequence ATGAACGGCGGACAACGCAAGGCGAACACCGGCTTCACGCTGGTGGAGGTGCTGGTGGTGCTGGGCGTGATCGCGCTCCTCTCGGCGATCGCCATCCCCGGCCTCGCGCGGCTCGGCGCCTTCTCGCGCGACGAGTTCAAGCGCGCCGTCTCCGAGGTGGACAAGCACCTGCGCGCCGCGCAGATCTACTCCCGCACCTACAACGTCAACGCCGCCGTGGTCTACAGCATGGACAACTACGCCGCCGAGGAGGCCTGGGGCGCCGTGGCCAACCAGCCCGTGGCGCGCCCGGTCGTCGATTCGTTCTCCGGCGCTCCCGTCCGCCAGATCGAGGCGGCCGCCGTGATGTACCAGCTTCCCTCGACCATGGGCCCGATTTCGGGCATGTATGTGCCGATCCCCGGCGAGCTGGGCGAGTTTACGCCGCTGCCCTTCGGCATGACCATCCTGCTCCAGGATCCGAACCCGCTCAGCGTAGGCGGCGCGCCCGCGACGTGGGCGCCCTACTACTCGGAGTTCGATTACTCGAACTACGCCCGCTTCGATGCCGATGTGAACGTAATCGGGAGTCTGGGCATGAGTGGCGTTCAGGTCGCCCTGGGGATGCCCGTCGGCCTGTCGGGAATCGATTTGCTGAATTACATGTCGGCCCCGGGCAATTGGAGTGCGGCGGCCTTTCCCGCGCACGTCTTCAGGCCCGGCGGGCGGCTCGCCGTGCCGGATCAGTTTGAAGATCCCGAGTGCGGCGATTGCGGGCGAGAGCGCTACACCATGTTCATCGCCCCCGGGGCGGACCGCCCGCTCGAAGAGCGGCTGATCTTCCCCGAATCGACAAGCTTCGACGACGGCAGTGGCGGTTCCAACCTCCGCCACCGCAAGATCTACCTGCACAGGTCCACCGCGCGCATCAGCGTGCCGGACGATTTCTGA
- the tadA gene encoding Flp pilus assembly complex ATPase component TadA — MSTLGSREKQLGDILVEQGVISPLQLDEALQRQRLTGDMLGRVLVTMGLCEEQDIIESLGVQSGMERVDLSKLKISEEVIRTVTPDVAKFYNIIPIRKANGRLIVAMADPLNLQVLDDLQQITGLEVQGAVSNQQDVSNAWKNNYSFEGESLHEMLLDLQERVGTAELSLEEQKIQEVQGDVDNLVELAQQPEVIKIVNLVFLEAVLKRASDIHFEVYEDTFRIRVRVDGILLEIVSPPKQLALALTSRIKVICNMDISERRLPQDNRIELKVGDTIIDIRVSTLPTLYGESVVMRILDRNAVKHDLFALGFPKDVFHKIDEVIHKPNGIMLVTGPTGSGKTTTLYACLNILNQPDVKIITTEDPVEFQIDRLIQCNVNEDVGLTFARCLRSILRQDPDIVMVGEIRDLETAQIAVEASLTGHLVLSTLHTNSAPETITRLLDMDVEPFLITASLEAVLAQRLCRKVCRFCRETYKPDPKEMDELDIPKNWRDDPKFQLVKPKGCVNCEYTGYNGRTGLYEMITVDENIRDLVIERAMAMDIRDYARKHLGMMTLREAGLLKAAQGITSAAEVLYHTDSYKE, encoded by the coding sequence ATGAGCACACTCGGAAGCCGCGAAAAACAGCTCGGTGACATCCTGGTCGAGCAGGGCGTAATCAGCCCGCTCCAGCTGGACGAGGCGCTCCAGCGCCAGCGCCTGACGGGCGACATGCTCGGGCGCGTGCTGGTGACGATGGGCCTGTGCGAGGAGCAGGACATCATCGAGTCCCTCGGCGTGCAGTCCGGCATGGAGCGCGTCGACCTCTCCAAACTGAAGATCAGCGAGGAGGTCATCCGCACCGTCACGCCGGACGTCGCCAAGTTCTACAATATTATCCCGATCCGCAAGGCCAACGGCCGGCTGATCGTGGCGATGGCGGATCCGCTGAACCTCCAGGTGCTCGACGACCTCCAGCAGATCACCGGCCTCGAGGTGCAGGGCGCGGTCAGCAACCAGCAGGACGTTTCCAACGCCTGGAAGAACAACTACAGCTTCGAGGGCGAATCGCTCCACGAAATGCTGCTGGACCTGCAGGAGCGCGTTGGCACGGCGGAGCTGAGCCTGGAAGAGCAGAAGATCCAGGAAGTCCAGGGCGACGTCGACAACCTGGTGGAGCTGGCCCAGCAGCCCGAAGTGATCAAGATCGTGAACCTCGTGTTCCTGGAGGCCGTGCTCAAGCGCGCCTCCGATATTCACTTCGAGGTGTACGAGGATACCTTCCGCATCCGCGTGCGCGTGGACGGGATCCTGCTCGAGATCGTGAGCCCGCCCAAGCAGCTCGCGCTCGCGCTGACCTCGCGCATCAAGGTCATCTGCAACATGGACATCAGCGAGCGGCGCCTCCCCCAGGATAACCGCATCGAGCTGAAGGTTGGCGACACCATCATCGACATCCGCGTTTCCACGCTGCCGACCCTCTACGGCGAAAGCGTCGTCATGCGTATCCTGGACCGGAACGCCGTCAAGCACGACCTCTTCGCCCTCGGCTTCCCGAAAGACGTGTTCCACAAGATCGACGAAGTCATCCACAAGCCCAACGGCATCATGCTGGTGACCGGGCCGACGGGTTCGGGCAAGACGACCACGCTCTACGCCTGCCTGAACATCCTCAACCAGCCCGACGTGAAGATCATCACCACGGAAGACCCGGTCGAATTCCAGATTGATCGCCTGATCCAGTGCAACGTAAACGAGGACGTGGGCCTGACCTTCGCGCGCTGCCTTCGCTCGATTCTGCGCCAGGACCCCGACATCGTGATGGTGGGCGAGATCCGCGACCTGGAGACCGCGCAGATCGCGGTCGAGGCCTCCCTCACGGGCCACCTGGTGCTGAGCACGCTCCACACCAACAGCGCGCCCGAGACCATCACGCGCCTGCTCGACATGGACGTGGAGCCCTTCCTGATCACGGCGTCGCTGGAAGCGGTGCTCGCGCAGCGGCTCTGCCGGAAGGTCTGCCGCTTCTGCCGCGAGACCTACAAGCCCGATCCGAAGGAAATGGACGAGCTCGACATCCCCAAGAACTGGCGGGACGACCCGAAGTTCCAGCTGGTGAAGCCCAAGGGCTGCGTGAACTGCGAGTACACCGGCTACAACGGCCGCACCGGCCTGTACGAGATGATTACGGTGGATGAAAACATCCGGGACCTGGTGATCGAGCGCGCCATGGCCATGGACATCCGCGACTACGCCCGCAAGCACCTGGGCATGATGACGCTGCGCGAAGCCGGCCTCCTGAAGGCGGCCCAGGGCATCACCAGCGCCGCCGAAGTGCTCTACCACACCGACAGCTACAAAGAGTAA